The Streptomyces sp. NBC_00440 genome contains a region encoding:
- a CDS encoding futalosine hydrolase has product MRVLIVTAVPAERDAVTRAFGGTTGQGAGTGCYDVIAAGVGPAAAAAGTATALALGSYGLVVSAGIGGGFHAAPGSLLVADAIVAADLGAETPDGFVSVTGLGFGTVEHRPPADLVRAVADATGATPGTVLTASTVTGTAERAAGLLAAHPAAVAEAMEGFGVAEAAAQAGLPVLEIRAVSNAVGPRDRDAWRIGDALTALTTAFGKLAPVLEGWTRT; this is encoded by the coding sequence GGACGCGGTCACGCGCGCGTTCGGGGGCACCACCGGCCAGGGCGCGGGGACCGGCTGTTACGACGTGATCGCGGCCGGGGTCGGCCCGGCCGCCGCTGCCGCCGGGACGGCGACCGCGCTCGCGCTCGGCTCGTACGGCCTGGTGGTATCGGCGGGCATCGGCGGCGGGTTCCACGCCGCGCCCGGCTCGCTGCTCGTGGCCGACGCGATCGTCGCGGCGGATCTGGGCGCCGAGACCCCCGACGGCTTCGTGTCCGTCACCGGTCTCGGCTTCGGCACGGTGGAGCACCGGCCGCCCGCCGACCTCGTACGGGCCGTGGCCGACGCCACCGGCGCGACGCCCGGCACCGTACTCACCGCTTCCACCGTCACCGGCACCGCGGAGCGGGCCGCCGGGCTGCTGGCCGCCCACCCCGCGGCCGTGGCCGAGGCGATGGAGGGTTTCGGGGTGGCCGAGGCGGCGGCGCAGGCCGGGCTGCCGGTACTGGAGATCCGGGCGGTCTCCAACGCCGTGGGCCCGCGCGACCGCGACGCCTGGCGCATCGGCGACGCGCTGACCGCGCTCACCACGGCTTTCGGGAAGCTCGCACCCGTACTGGAAGGCTGGACCCGCACATGA
- a CDS encoding 1,4-dihydroxy-6-naphthoate synthase, producing MTEATEAPLLTDALNIAFSPCPNDTFVFDAWAHGRVPGAPRIDVTFADIDITNGMAERGEFDILKVSYAVLPWVLGEYALLPCGGALGRGCGPLVLTREAGVDLTGKTVAVPSERSTAYLLFRLWAAEVVPGGVGEILVMPFNEIMPAVRDGKVDAGLVIHEARFTYQEYGLHSLADMGQHWESTTGLPIPLGAIIAKRSLGEERLRELARTVRASVRQAWDDPEVSRPYVLSHAQEMDPAVADQHIGLYVNEFTADLGEDGYAAVRGLLTRAAAEGLVPALPPEALSFA from the coding sequence ATGACCGAAGCAACCGAGGCACCGCTGCTCACCGACGCGCTGAACATCGCGTTCTCGCCGTGCCCCAACGACACGTTCGTCTTCGACGCCTGGGCCCACGGCCGGGTGCCGGGGGCGCCCCGGATCGATGTGACGTTCGCGGACATCGACATCACCAACGGGATGGCCGAGCGCGGCGAGTTCGACATCCTGAAGGTGTCCTACGCGGTGCTGCCCTGGGTGCTGGGCGAGTACGCGCTGCTGCCGTGCGGCGGAGCGCTCGGACGGGGCTGCGGGCCGCTGGTCCTGACGCGGGAAGCAGGAGTGGACCTCACCGGGAAGACGGTCGCGGTGCCGAGCGAGCGCTCGACGGCGTATCTGCTCTTCCGGCTGTGGGCGGCCGAGGTGGTGCCCGGCGGAGTCGGCGAGATCCTCGTGATGCCGTTCAACGAGATCATGCCCGCCGTGCGCGACGGCAAGGTCGACGCGGGCCTGGTCATCCACGAGGCGCGGTTCACCTACCAGGAGTACGGGCTGCACTCGCTGGCCGACATGGGGCAGCACTGGGAGTCCACGACGGGCCTGCCGATCCCGCTGGGCGCGATCATCGCCAAGCGCTCGCTGGGCGAGGAGCGGCTGCGGGAGCTGGCCCGGACGGTCCGCGCGTCGGTCCGGCAGGCCTGGGACGACCCCGAGGTGTCCAGGCCCTATGTGCTGAGCCACGCGCAGGAGATGGACCCGGCGGTCGCGGACCAGCACATCGGTCTCTACGTGAACGAGTTCACGGCGGATCTCGGCGAGGACGGCTACGCGGCGGTCCGCGGGCTGCTCACCCGGGCGGCGGCGGAAGGTCTCGTACCGGCACTGCCGCCCGAGGCGCTGAGCTTCGCCTGA
- a CDS encoding cold-shock protein, producing MPTGKVKWFNSEKGFGFLSRDDGGDVFVHSSVLPSGVDALKPGQRVEFGVVAGQRGDQALTVTIIDPTPSVAAAQRRKPDELASIVQDLTTLLENITPSLERGRYPDKAAGAKIAGLLRAVADQLDV from the coding sequence GTGCCCACCGGCAAGGTCAAATGGTTCAATTCGGAAAAAGGCTTCGGCTTTCTTTCCCGCGACGACGGGGGCGATGTCTTCGTCCACTCGTCGGTGCTCCCGTCCGGAGTCGACGCCCTGAAGCCGGGGCAGCGCGTGGAGTTCGGCGTTGTCGCGGGCCAGCGCGGCGACCAGGCGCTGACCGTGACCATCATCGATCCAACGCCGTCGGTGGCCGCGGCCCAGCGCCGCAAGCCCGACGAACTGGCCTCCATCGTGCAGGACCTGACGACGCTCCTGGAGAACATCACGCCGAGTCTGGAACGCGGCCGCTACCCCGACAAGGCGGCCGGCGCGAAGATCGCCGGCCTGCTGCGGGCGGTCGCCGACCAGCTGGACGTCTGA
- a CDS encoding HAD family hydrolase, with translation MSSHPLTVGFDLDMTLIDSRRGIHAAYQVLSAETGTYIDADLVVTRLGPPLETELAEWFPEAEIPAMRDRYREIYPTYAIEPSTAMAGAAEAVAAVRRLGGRAIVVTAKNQPDAVRHLVHLGIEPDAVIGWLWAEAKAEALREYGASVYVGDHVGDVRGALTAGALSVAVPTGPISADELRAAGADVILTDLTEFPAWLEGYAAGVTAGA, from the coding sequence ATGTCTTCACACCCGCTGACGGTCGGCTTCGACCTGGATATGACCCTGATCGACTCCCGGCGCGGCATCCACGCCGCCTACCAGGTACTTTCGGCCGAGACCGGGACGTACATCGACGCCGACCTCGTGGTCACCCGGCTCGGTCCGCCGCTGGAGACGGAGCTGGCCGAGTGGTTCCCGGAGGCAGAGATTCCGGCGATGCGGGACCGCTACCGTGAGATCTACCCCACATACGCGATCGAGCCGTCCACGGCGATGGCGGGCGCCGCCGAAGCGGTGGCCGCGGTGCGGCGGCTCGGCGGCCGGGCGATCGTCGTCACCGCCAAGAACCAGCCGGACGCCGTGCGCCACCTGGTCCACCTCGGCATCGAGCCGGATGCCGTCATCGGCTGGCTCTGGGCGGAGGCCAAGGCGGAGGCGCTGCGTGAGTACGGTGCCTCGGTGTACGTGGGCGACCACGTCGGCGACGTGCGCGGGGCGCTCACGGCGGGCGCGCTCTCCGTCGCCGTACCGACCGGTCCGATCAGCGCGGACGAACTGCGCGCGGCCGGAGCCGATGTGATCCTGACGGACCTCACCGAGTTCCCCGCGTGGCTGGAGGGCTACGCCGCCGGGGTCACCGCGGGCGCCTGA
- a CDS encoding FecCD family ABC transporter permease encodes MSTPVARRRAAWTAAAVVALLLAVLLSLAVGARAIAPSAVIDALLHGGHSNTAEVVRQLRVPRTLIGLMVGAALALAGTVLQGITRNPIADPGILGISQGASVGVVLAIAFAGIHSLTGYVWFAFAGAAVASVAVYAIASRGRGGATPVKLALGGAAINALLVSVVQAVLTTKASALDEFRFWQVGSIGGRDTDIVGQIWPFLLVGVVLVASVARGLDALALGDDMAKGLGQKVATVRIVGGIGATVLTGVGVAAAGPIAFIGLAVPHIARAIVGSDHRWVLPMAALIGPVMLLVSDTIGRVVFPPSEVPAGVMTALIGVPFLVTLVRRKAVPA; translated from the coding sequence ATGTCAACTCCCGTGGCCCGCCGCCGCGCAGCCTGGACGGCCGCCGCCGTCGTGGCCCTGCTGCTGGCGGTCCTGCTCAGCCTCGCGGTCGGGGCACGGGCCATCGCACCATCGGCGGTGATCGACGCGCTGCTGCACGGCGGCCACAGCAACACCGCCGAAGTCGTACGTCAGCTGCGGGTGCCGCGCACCCTCATCGGGCTGATGGTGGGCGCCGCGCTCGCCCTGGCCGGGACCGTGCTCCAGGGCATCACCCGCAACCCCATCGCCGATCCCGGCATTCTCGGCATCAGCCAGGGCGCCTCCGTCGGTGTGGTGCTGGCCATCGCCTTCGCCGGGATCCACAGCCTGACCGGGTACGTCTGGTTCGCCTTCGCCGGGGCGGCGGTCGCATCCGTCGCGGTGTACGCCATCGCCTCCCGGGGTCGCGGCGGCGCCACCCCGGTCAAGCTCGCGCTGGGCGGCGCCGCGATCAACGCGCTGCTCGTCTCCGTCGTACAGGCGGTCCTGACCACCAAGGCCTCGGCGCTGGACGAGTTCCGCTTCTGGCAGGTCGGCTCGATCGGCGGCCGTGACACCGACATTGTTGGCCAGATCTGGCCGTTCCTGCTGGTGGGCGTGGTGCTCGTGGCCTCGGTCGCGCGCGGTCTCGACGCGCTGGCGCTGGGCGACGACATGGCGAAGGGGCTCGGCCAGAAGGTCGCGACGGTACGCATCGTCGGCGGCATCGGCGCCACCGTACTGACCGGGGTCGGCGTCGCCGCCGCCGGACCCATCGCCTTCATCGGACTCGCGGTGCCGCACATCGCCCGCGCGATCGTCGGCAGCGACCACCGCTGGGTGCTGCCGATGGCGGCCCTCATCGGCCCGGTGATGCTGCTGGTCTCCGACACCATCGGCCGGGTCGTCTTCCCGCCGAGCGAGGTGCCGGCCGGAGTGATGACGGCCCTGATCGGGGTGCCGTTCCTGGTGACCCTCGTACGCCGGAAGGCGGTCCCGGCGTGA
- a CDS encoding FecCD family ABC transporter permease codes for MRPAGYSLVRAGRGTFLLHRRAAAVAVALAVLLAVTCVAYLCVGEDFIAPGEVVKVILGRPSPDELVVGTLRLPRMVVGLLVGAAFGVAGALIQTVARNPLASPDIIGISKGAGALTVAAMSLGVTSTAVLPYLSVIGGITAAALVYAFAWRGGLHATRFVLIGIGFAIALGSVTQLFLTKGDYLVAQQAQIWLTGSLNGRGWDQAELVGWVLLALVPAMLWAAYAQRTVSMDDDTATALGIRLGRVRLGLVLLGVVLASVATGAAGPVDFVALLAPQIARRMTRTAQIPLLCSALMGAFIVVLADLLGRKLLSPTELPVGVLTAAVGAPYLIWLIAKNHGARGRSGGN; via the coding sequence ATGCGCCCCGCCGGGTACTCCCTCGTACGGGCCGGGCGCGGGACGTTCCTGCTGCACCGGCGGGCGGCGGCCGTAGCCGTGGCGCTCGCCGTGCTGCTGGCCGTCACCTGTGTCGCGTACCTCTGCGTCGGTGAGGACTTCATCGCGCCCGGCGAGGTCGTCAAGGTCATCCTCGGCAGGCCCTCGCCCGACGAACTCGTCGTCGGCACCCTGCGGCTGCCCCGCATGGTCGTCGGACTGCTCGTCGGCGCCGCCTTCGGGGTGGCCGGGGCGCTCATCCAGACCGTCGCGCGCAACCCGCTGGCCAGCCCCGACATCATCGGCATCAGCAAGGGCGCGGGCGCGCTCACCGTCGCCGCGATGTCGCTCGGGGTGACCTCCACCGCCGTCCTGCCGTACCTCTCGGTCATCGGCGGGATCACCGCCGCCGCCCTGGTGTACGCCTTCGCCTGGCGCGGCGGGCTGCACGCCACCCGGTTCGTGCTGATCGGCATCGGCTTCGCCATCGCACTGGGCTCGGTCACCCAGCTCTTCCTGACCAAGGGCGACTACCTGGTCGCCCAGCAGGCCCAGATCTGGCTCACCGGCTCGCTGAACGGCCGGGGCTGGGACCAGGCCGAACTGGTCGGCTGGGTGCTGCTAGCGCTCGTACCGGCGATGCTGTGGGCCGCGTACGCCCAGCGCACCGTCTCCATGGACGACGACACCGCGACCGCGCTCGGCATCCGGCTCGGGCGGGTGCGGCTCGGTCTCGTGCTGCTCGGCGTGGTGCTGGCATCGGTGGCGACCGGGGCCGCAGGGCCCGTCGACTTCGTCGCGCTGCTCGCCCCGCAGATCGCCCGCCGGATGACCAGGACCGCGCAGATCCCGCTGCTCTGCTCGGCGCTGATGGGCGCGTTCATCGTCGTACTCGCCGATCTGCTCGGCCGCAAGCTCCTGTCGCCCACCGAACTGCCGGTGGGCGTCCTCACGGCGGCGGTCGGCGCCCCGTATCTGATCTGGCTGATCGCGAAGAATCACGGCGCCCGCGGCCGTAGTGGAGGCAACTAA
- a CDS encoding ABC transporter ATP-binding protein — MTSRPTPETRLTARELTLAYDDRTVVDGLDLAVPDGQVTVIVGPNACGKSTTLRALGRLLKPRSGAVLLDGAELARTPTRKIAQSIGLLPQSPSAPEAITVADLVARGRQPHQHWWQQWSDEDERAVTGAMERTDITALAERAVDELSGGQRQRVWIAMALAQETDLLLLDEPTTYLDIAHQVEVLDLVRQLNKERGRTVVAVLHDLNQAARYADHLVAMKDGRIVAEGHPTEIVTAELVREVFGLESVVIPDPVTGSPLVVAGAPWAAHADVPESADVPESVDLP; from the coding sequence ATGACCAGCAGGCCGACGCCGGAGACGAGACTGACGGCCCGTGAGCTGACGCTCGCGTACGACGACCGCACCGTCGTCGACGGGCTCGACCTGGCCGTGCCCGACGGGCAGGTGACCGTCATCGTCGGGCCCAACGCCTGCGGGAAGTCCACCACCCTGCGGGCCCTGGGACGGCTGCTGAAGCCGCGCAGCGGTGCGGTGCTGCTCGACGGCGCCGAGCTGGCGCGCACGCCCACCAGGAAGATCGCGCAGTCGATCGGGCTGCTCCCGCAGTCCCCTTCGGCGCCCGAGGCGATCACCGTCGCCGACCTGGTGGCACGCGGCCGCCAGCCGCACCAGCACTGGTGGCAGCAGTGGTCGGACGAGGACGAGCGCGCCGTCACCGGCGCCATGGAGCGCACCGACATCACGGCGCTCGCGGAGCGGGCCGTGGACGAACTCTCCGGCGGGCAGCGCCAGCGCGTCTGGATCGCCATGGCGCTCGCCCAGGAGACGGATCTGCTCCTGCTCGACGAGCCCACCACCTACCTCGACATCGCCCACCAGGTGGAGGTGCTTGACCTGGTGCGCCAGCTCAACAAGGAGCGCGGCAGGACCGTCGTCGCGGTACTGCACGACCTCAACCAGGCGGCCAGGTACGCCGATCACCTGGTGGCCATGAAGGACGGCCGCATCGTCGCCGAGGGGCACCCGACGGAGATCGTCACGGCGGAACTCGTACGGGAGGTGTTCGGCCTGGAGTCGGTCGTCATCCCGGACCCGGTGACCGGGTCGCCGCTGGTCGTGGCGGGGGCGCCGTGGGCTGCGCACGCGGATGTTCCCGAATCCGCCGATGTGCCCGAGTCCGTCGACCTTCCCTGA
- a CDS encoding ABC transporter substrate-binding protein codes for MKRAPHRHRRHLHRAVAGALALTGVLALTACGSDDTSGGKPSTGSAATHTMKTAMGDVRVPDHPRRVVVLDTAELDSAITLGVKPVGSTHADVKSGFLDYLPKDEVAGIKDVGAMLQPNMEAIAALKPDLILTSKIRHGDKYSQLSAIAPTVMTENTGYPWKANFQVHADALGRKAEAKKTVAAYTAHIRRVVAALGGPAKAAATKVSMVRFVEGADIRIYGRKNYIGTILADLGVGRPAITDKAKDGFSYDVSPERIDLADADVLFHSTYGDPAKAKETQTTRGALWKNLTAVKNGKSFGVDDQLWIQGIGYTAADKILGELQRDLTQR; via the coding sequence ATGAAGCGCGCACCCCACCGGCACCGCCGCCACCTCCACCGTGCCGTCGCGGGCGCTCTCGCGCTCACCGGTGTACTGGCTCTCACCGCGTGCGGCTCCGACGACACCAGCGGCGGCAAGCCGTCCACGGGGTCGGCCGCCACCCACACCATGAAGACCGCCATGGGTGACGTACGGGTCCCCGACCACCCCCGGCGGGTCGTCGTCCTGGACACCGCCGAGCTGGACTCCGCCATCACGCTCGGTGTGAAACCGGTCGGCTCCACGCACGCCGACGTGAAGTCCGGGTTCCTCGACTACCTGCCCAAGGACGAGGTCGCCGGGATAAAGGACGTCGGCGCGATGCTCCAGCCGAACATGGAGGCCATCGCCGCGCTCAAGCCCGATCTGATCCTCACCAGCAAGATCCGGCACGGCGACAAGTACAGCCAGCTCAGCGCGATCGCGCCGACCGTCATGACGGAGAACACCGGCTACCCGTGGAAGGCGAACTTCCAGGTGCACGCCGACGCCCTCGGCAGGAAAGCTGAGGCGAAGAAGACCGTCGCCGCGTACACCGCGCACATCCGGCGGGTCGTGGCCGCGCTCGGCGGACCCGCGAAGGCGGCCGCCACGAAGGTCAGCATGGTGCGGTTCGTGGAAGGCGCCGACATCCGGATCTACGGCAGGAAGAACTACATCGGCACGATCCTCGCGGACCTCGGCGTCGGCCGCCCGGCCATCACCGACAAGGCAAAGGACGGTTTCTCCTACGACGTGAGCCCCGAGCGGATCGACCTCGCCGACGCGGACGTGCTCTTCCACTCCACGTACGGCGACCCGGCGAAGGCCAAGGAAACCCAGACCACGCGCGGCGCCCTGTGGAAGAACCTGACCGCGGTGAAGAACGGCAAGTCGTTCGGGGTCGACGACCAGTTGTGGATCCAGGGCATCGGCTACACGGCCGCCGACAAGATCCTCGGTGAACTGCAGCGGGATCTCACCCAGCGGTAA
- a CDS encoding DUF4232 domain-containing protein: protein MGMTRKFVVTVAATALAGAAGVGVAQAATASHSSAAAGVKVSSCRPANHTAKITPDASSAGHRHYRVTLTAAPGTESCKLAGSPTGVKFYNHGSLDGVTAKSYGGQSTAVTLSPGHPVHFDIQVPSSTKGASANEVSFTLRTPGGGTIPGESSANGSLSVDAGTQIGAMQAGA from the coding sequence ATGGGTATGACTCGCAAGTTCGTCGTGACGGTCGCCGCCACCGCCCTGGCAGGAGCCGCCGGGGTGGGAGTCGCACAGGCAGCCACCGCGTCGCACTCGTCTGCCGCGGCCGGCGTCAAGGTCTCTTCCTGCCGCCCGGCGAACCACACGGCGAAGATCACTCCGGACGCCTCCAGCGCCGGGCACCGCCACTACCGGGTCACGCTGACCGCGGCACCCGGCACGGAGTCCTGCAAGCTGGCCGGTTCGCCCACCGGGGTGAAGTTCTACAACCACGGTTCGCTGGACGGCGTGACCGCGAAGTCGTACGGCGGCCAGAGCACCGCGGTCACCCTCAGCCCCGGCCACCCGGTCCACTTCGACATCCAGGTGCCCAGCAGCACCAAGGGCGCGTCGGCCAACGAGGTCTCATTCACGCTCCGGACCCCGGGCGGCGGCACGATCCCCGGCGAGTCCTCCGCGAACGGCTCGCTCTCGGTCGACGCCGGTACCCAGATCGGTGCCATGCAGGCCGGAGCCTGA